One Nitrospirota bacterium DNA segment encodes these proteins:
- a CDS encoding tetratricopeptide repeat protein, which translates to MIALEPNNAIPYGLRGGAYRRKEQYNKAIEDYTKAISLDPNPNRAGIYYTNRAAAYWKMGDKNRAITDYQKGCDLGNEYGCKGLEWALKNR; encoded by the coding sequence ATGATTGCATTAGAGCCCAATAATGCCATACCCTACGGACTGCGTGGGGGTGCTTATCGTAGAAAAGAACAATATAATAAAGCGATTGAGGATTATACAAAGGCAATTTCCTTAGACCCGAACCCGAATCGTGCCGGTATATACTACACCAATCGTGCGGCTGCCTATTGGAAGATGGGAGATAAAAATAGAGCTATTACTGATTATCAAAAGGGATGTGATTTGGGAAATGAATATGGGTGTAAGGGTTTGGAGTGGGCATTAAAGAATCGTTAA